The genomic window ACCATGAGCTACACATGTACATTGCACTCACACATATACCATCTCACTCTTTAATGCACGCTCAAAGAAGCATGTTCAGGTGGTAACATTTTAGCCTCAATTAATGAAGTTTTATTAATAGCTTATCTACTCATATGCACAATATTTGTGGGTTTCATAATTTGAATCCTGGTGAGTGGTCTATTTAGAATAGCTTCATCTCCAGTTCCATCTCTTCTGgaggtggagctagagctcagccaaacaatttCAACTCCACCTAAAATAGAAGTGGAGCTGAGTGGAGCGCTCTCacaaatgaactagagaggtggagttgAGTTTAGACTGCTCTACAACTCTACTCCAGATCCAAcacctgaagctaaatttaggagttagaaCTCTACCAGATACACATATAACTCTACCACCAAATCATCGTTGCTTCTCCATTTCCTTTTCTTGATTCCCAGTACAATTACAAAGTTGAGACCTAATTCAGACGTAACATGTTGTCAATACCATCtggatttaattaatttattaattattgGGTTGGCAAGTTTTTCCCGTAGTGTAAGGACAAGTTGTACTTGtaccaaaaaaaattgggagAAGAATAAAGTACGGAGGAGAATTAATTCCGTTGCATCGAAGAAACATCATGTCAATTGCATGCACGGTTCCATAACACGCCCGGTCTTCCAAGCACGGGATCAATTTTTGACTTGCGAGTTTATAAGCTAGTTTGTGCTGCTTCACTCACTCCAGCctaataatcaattaattgaTCCATCATGCTCCACACATTTTGATAGACTAATATCACAATTATGAAACGGTTGTGTGCATGTGCCATCCttttaaagcaagtttaatagtatagctaactactagctctaaatcatctatagccaatgtaataactaattcatacaatagttgtttactgtactattaatatctggtcctacctatcatacacacaatatgtcttggagtccgtgctacagctggctatagatctgtagcctgctgcttttctctatcttcttttatctctttaaaatatgtttatagctggcttataacctgctattgtacctgctcttatacaGCTGCTGCAGTTTACTTGTCCAGCTTGGGGGCAAGAACGCTTGGCTCCAGAAACAACCTCAGGATGTGCAGTACAACAGCATCCAATTGCTAAATCTTTATATGTAATTGGTGAAAATCTCAATGTAGTTTTTTTCCTCATCAAACCTTTATGAATAGGGTTACACACATTTACGAATCAACTTATGAGGGTAGAGCTGAATTagaattcaaaagaaaaaaaaaagatatctgAACTTCTGCCGTGTCCCTTTTTTGGGTAAATTTGAGGGTGAATAGTCACTTCAGTCCTTCAACTTTTGCTCAAAGGTCGAATTAGCCCTTAATGTTTTATAGTGTCCAAACAAGTCACTAAAGATTATCATGCggcttaatatagtccttggacccacTTAAAATACCATGTGGACATGCCACATCATTCATGCATGTAAAGTTCACatttaaatgtccattttaaccttacattttttataaaaaaaacattgggaaaaaaaagaagaagcaatcataaaacaaaggaaaatgccaaaaaaaaattgttaccaATGCTACATCTTTTTGCCAATGgccaaaacctttttttttttgttttttctcaatagtttttctttatttcctaCGAAAATGTAAGGGTAGAATGGATATTTAAATATTGCATTTGCATGcatagatgatgtggcatgtacCCATGGTATTTTTAGagggtccaaggactatattaaatCACACAATGAATTTTagggacttgtttggacaatacaAAATGTCAAGGACTAAATTGATCCTTAAGCGAAAGTTCAAGGATCATGTTGGTTATTCACCCTAAATTTGAAGGTTAATATCTTTGTGGTGTGTAATTGAATTCCTACACAAATCCAATTGATGTTAAATATACTGTTAATAATCCTACACAAGCCCTCTGAATATGTGTGAGTGGATAAGTTCCAGTGCAAAGTTAAGTAGTACCGTAAAAGTTTTCTTATCTTTAGGCCGGTATTTCAGttagttatttttgttttccatCAAACTGTACCAATATAATTCACAATTGTTTTGAACTACAACTTTGTAATAATTTCTGTAGCTTCAAAGAAGCAAAGGTCGAAATGAATTTCATTAttaaacaaatatatactttctgacacacatatatacactcATCACTGTCCACAAATTTTGTTTTGTAAATTTTGGCTAGGAGATCTGGCATTCCACCGATCACCAACAAAGAAGCAATCGGTTCCTGCAACATTTGACTGTCTATACAAGTGTTTCTTCAATGTAATACTTTCTGCATTGTtcagtttgaagaaaaacactGAACAACCAGAAGTTCAGAACTCCAGCCCGCTGTTCATCTGAATAGAGAACCAGGGCCGGCCAAAGCTTTGGAGGGGAGCGTCAACTCTCAACACTAACCCTGAACTTGCTGCACTCCCGTTCAACTTTGATCTCCCAATCTGCAATACACAAAAAAACATTATCACAGAGGTTAAAACTTACACAACCTTTTGTGTTAGGACAATAAATTTCATTTGCAATTAAGAGCTATATAGAACAAACTGGACACACCGATACAGACGCATAGGCAGAAGGAGAAGCAGTGTGAGAGTAGCCACAAACAACACCAGCATTCTCATTCACCGAATGGATCAACTCCATGGACAAACCCGGACGGCTTCCACCGAAAGTAGGGCATATGCTGTTTGTCAGAACGAAATGACAGTCAGTTTTGGATGTATATTAGAATTCGCAGTCACATCTGATTTATGGATCATTGATCAACAGTGTGAATGACAAAGAACAGAGGTGTTCAAGACATTTTGCCTGAATTGCAGGGCTGGTTGCAACATAAGGCCACATCTCTTCCATGATAATGTTTGGACAGTCCCCAGTGAGAGAGACTTATCTGGCCACTGCACCATTGGAGTGATGCTTCCTCCACTCCTGTTCTGGAAGAAACTGAGATCACATCGTAAGTAGTACTAATCGTGCAATGTGGTGCAGCAATGaaacttcagaattcagatgcaGCAAATTCAGATATGGTTTGGAGTTCATTTGGCAGCTGACCTTGAATGAGTAACTAAACTTCTTCTCTCCCGGGAATTTCACATGGGCTTGAAAGATCCCACGGTAGAGAGGAAGAAATGCGCGAGTAGTGAAGCCGTCGCCGGCTACATATCTTAGTTGCCCGTTCGGAAATTGCATGTCCATGAATGACTGCTTGATTTGGAAGATCAAGGTAAGGCAGGCgaaatataaataaaagaacTAGCTATTAAGTTTGATACTTTTCAGGAATTGTGAAATAAGAAGTATTCCTAATACAAATGTTCAGCTAACCACATGTCCACATTGTCTGCAACTAAAATACAGAAATAAACAGCACAATTAAGCTAAATGTGCTGGATGAGAAGTAGCACATCTAATTGACAGTCCTCTCATTCTAGCATGAACTATGAGCTATGAGCTGAAAGAAGAAATTGTAGAGAAAATGCCGAAACTTACACAAGTAAAAGGATTTAGGCAAATCATTGACATGAAGAACCATCTTCTGTGAGCTGACCAGTAAGCAGGACAGACTGAATGCACACCATTCTGTGCAGAAATAGCATAACCAAATCATAGTTAGCAATACATTGGCACAAAATGTTCTGCACATAAAAATCGAAGGATCAAGCTGCAATTGCAATTGCATTagcacaaaatatatatgcaattgcATTGCTCATTACCTTGCGCTCGAAGCCGTACCAGATGAGATGGCGCTTGGACAGGTGCACCGGGAACAGCAGCGTGGTGTCGCGCACGAAGAGCACCGGGCCGAGCTGCACCAtgaacagcggcggcgcggccgcggcggcgctgctgtgCGACGCCTCGGCGCGCCACAGGTCCCCCCTCGCCACCACCGAGCTCTCCACGTCGCTCGTCCGGCTGTCGTACGTCGCCGACAGGTTCATGCTCCCCTGCACCCAAGAACGCCCTCCTTTAGCCGCCGAGGATTCCCATGGCGAGATCGATCGAGCACgcacgcgcgcggcgcgcggttTAGGTTCTTGCCTGCGACCGCGCGAACCGTCCGGAGACGCCGACCGGATCGTgcgcgtcgacgccgccgccgccgctgtccttgCTGACCCGCgcatcaacggcggcggcggcggcgatcctgGAACCCCCGTTCCTGCGGTGCCGCTGCGCGAAGGCGACGTCGAGGCCGTCGTCGATGCGCAGGCGTCGGAACACGTCGCCCACGGCGCGTccgaggcggccgccggcgtcgagcacCGCCGCGGCCACGCCGGAGAGCTGCTCCttctgcggcggctgcgggagcGGTATGaacgcggcgaggcggcgcgcgaggtcatcggcggcggcggccatgggcgGTGGATGGGATCGAGCGGCGGTGAGGTTTGGGGGGTGGGAAgttggccgccgcccgccggtggATAAGGGACTCGTGGCGGGAAGAAGCTGGAGAAGAGTGTGTAGTGGAGAGGAGTGGGAGACTGGGAACCTCGCGTGGACCCGGTGTATGGACCGGCGCTGCGGTTGTTGCGCGGCGCGTGTGTGGTGGTTCTGTGGACGCGGTCCATGGGAGGAGATGGTGAGCGAGCAACCAACCTTGTTCAAAACGGAAATGCTGTTTGAGGTAGGGGTTGTTATGTTGGGCTTTCTCCTGGGCCGGCCCAAATTCAGTTCAGGCCTCCTCCATAACCCTCCTACGCCCCCGGCATATAACCCGTCCCATTTGCTTAATTAACCTATCCCTATGTGGTTAATTAGCCTTGATTAACTTCAATCCAGCTACCCAATCAATACAAGCAGTAGGCCTGCCTGCCTCATGGAGAGCTATCTGCAGTTCTCTCAACAAAAACTTTTGAAATTCCTCGACTTGGTTATAATAAGATAGTACCAGAACGTACGTTATCTGTAGGATACCAAAACGTTATCTGTTTAAAAACAGAACTAATATGCCAATACATCGTTAAAAAGAAAGAAGGTACTACACTTCATTAAAATTTAAGTATCTAACAATTATGTTTATACATCACTAAGTGCCTAATATTTTACGTTATAATTTACCATGGTATACAGAATCAAATAGTGAACCTCAATCTTTATGGTATAGTTTAACTATCCTCTTTGATTTTAAATTTCTAGTATATTAGTTGATACCTGCaatatagataatttttttttcattttgccaCGATTTTGTTATTGTCTGATTGTTTACCTATTTATTTGGACTTTTAATTCGGATGATATAATCAACAATACACTTATCATCCGTATGTTTAGTACTCATACGGCTAATTTGAAATGAAATAattctttttattatcatcataTGCTTTTTTACGTTGATACGATATATTAGTTGTAGTAGTGAAAGGGCATATAACCCAGTGGTTGGctggttgcagtgacctaagTAGCACCCAAGGTCCCAAGTTAAAATCCCCGtaggagcgaatttcaaatTGGGTTATTTaagggctaagttcctaattttaaaaaaattgaatatatcCGGCTGGACATAGAGTCCGGGTAAAAGATACCCTTCTCCAAAAAAATTGGCTCCAGTAAACCTTGGCATTAGCATATCTTTTTACGctacttttttttatcgtaTTTACTTGTCAAGTTGTCCCCCGTCATAATCAGATTCTGGCTTCAGCACTGAATGTGGTAGCTCTTTTCTtgacaatatataatatatcaaataaaacaatccaaatccaaaacacAAACCTCTGTTCTTTTCAAGCAAAGTCATGGCCGAGTCAGGCTTACCCATATACGTCTCACCATCGGAGTGTCAAACAATCAAGCGACGTTAAGCTATAGCTTTGCATGACTCGATCTACTATTAATGGGTCCTAATTAAGCCTATGTCGTCTTcaattagagcaggtataatagcaaaatataagtcagctataaacacatattgagaagataaaagaggagagagaagagcaacgagCTATATATTTGTACCCAGTTACAGCATAGACTACAAGACACaatatgtatatgacagacgagaccatatattaatagtatagtatatatttataggctATGTTTAAGTTGATTATAAGTGATTTGAAGTTAATAGTTGTACATACTATTCAACGCTCTTACGCGATGTTTACCTCTCTCTCTAATTAACCTACCGAGTACCAACTCGCTGGAGCTGAGTCATCATCCTGGCCTACAGCTTGTGCGCCATGTCAGCCTCAGGAAAATTAGCATATAATATTTCATCCTAGGTGACAAAACTATATGCAGTTTTTGGATCATATCATcacaaacacacaaaaaaacatattaatcttgGAAAAATGTTAAAAACATTACTAATTAAAGTCAATCAATATAAACacgaatattaattaatttgaagtTTGTAACAGTGTATGAACAagcaatgcatgcatgtggcTTAATTTGtactaaatgattttataacaagcatatatacaaattttgttGCCCAAGCAAACACTCAAAGAGTCAGACAGTTTACAGTTAATTATACTTAGAATAAGCGATAGAATTCCAGAGTGATACGTTGGAGCAGCTGCACATATTACACATATATTTCAGCACATAAAACAAGTTGAGAATTTCGCGTGCACACTTCATTATTATACAGCATGTGTATGCATGCAATTTCTGGTTGATGCCGAAAATAACAACACTTAACAATCTTAATCCAGCTCTCTTCGATGATATCCACTTGCCAATTGCCAAATTGCCTTCCACGCGTGCATCTGATTGGGATCACATCAAAGATGAGTAGATTTTCAGTGGCTTATGGTTGAACTCTGCAAAGTTGGTgtaatttaattaaattaatgaacatGCCAGCTTGTCGGCAATTGCCAATTGCATGGATGTCCATATGAGATGACACCTTCCCTAGCATTTTTAATCCGATGAAACTTTTAGAATTGCAGTTCCATTTTTACAAGAAGTTTGTAAGTTAAATTACTGTGGTTTAaacttttatgttttatttgaaatcgGAACAATATTGTCTATCCTAACATCCAAGTCCAGAAAATCTTGGTTTCTGAACTGTACCAAACAAAACCAAAATATCTATAATCaaacaaaatttatctaatGATAATTTTTAGACTTCCAGAACGACCATAGTTACTTCTGATGTTAGCAAAAGTACTGGGTGGTACAATTTCAGTTTTGGACTGATTAGTGTCAATTTGATCATTTGTATAAGGTTTAATTTACTGACTTTGAGAAACGGATAAGAAACCAGGAAAGAAGAGTGTGAAGATGCTAGGGATGCTTAAGAAAGTAAAACGCGCAACACATTAATTATTAGCTCTTTAATTTGGCGTTTATCCATGTAACCATCAATCTACAGATCTACTCCATGTCAAAGTCAGAACAAGGACAGCGGTGGAGCCAGGGACGAGTAGGAAGTTATGAATCGTGTTCAGATCTTTTCAAGCTGAAATTCTGAAAAGTGAATAGTACCTGCCTGATGATGAAGTTTTCATTCATTTCTGTCACAAAATATTTATGATTCATGAGATGAGATCACGCATGAACAGCAAATAATTAGCTCTGCAAGGCACAGAGTGAAACACATCGACAATAAGTATTAACTTCTGCAAGTGAAGAAGTGCAGTGGTCACTCTGTCTGTCTGTCCGAGGATTTTGTTCAGATTTGTAACAGAGATGGCTGATGTCTGAACAATCAGGTAAGAATCCAGACATTCAGTGACAGAATTGAGTCGAA from Oryza glaberrima chromosome 6, OglaRS2, whole genome shotgun sequence includes these protein-coding regions:
- the LOC127775976 gene encoding uncharacterized protein LOC127775976, translating into MAAAADDLARRLAAFIPLPQPPQKEQLSGVAAAVLDAGGRLGRAVGDVFRRLRIDDGLDVAFAQRHRRNGGSRIAAAAAVDARVSKDSGGGGVDAHDPVGVSGRFARSQGSMNLSATYDSRTSDVESSVVARGDLWRAEASHSSAAAAAPPLFMVQLGPVLFVRDTTLLFPVHLSKRHLIWYGFERKNGVHSVCPAYWSAHRRWFFMSMICLNPFTCSFMDMQFPNGQLRYVAGDGFTTRAFLPLYRGIFQAHVKFPGEKKFSYSFKNRSGGSITPMVQWPDKSLSLGTVQTLSWKRCGLMLQPALQFSICPTFGGSRPGLSMELIHSVNENAGVVCGYSHTASPSAYASVSIGRSKLNGSAASSGLVLRVDAPLQSFGRPWFSIQMNSGLEF